A region from the Desulfobotulus pelophilus genome encodes:
- a CDS encoding 4Fe-4S binding protein, whose protein sequence is MYLSVRVDTEKCIGCKICITSCPEPNVFIFLPEQKLVEVNESRCKACGLCTTVCAKEALKIG, encoded by the coding sequence ATGTATTTATCAGTCAGAGTGGATACGGAAAAATGTATCGGGTGCAAAATCTGCATCACCAGTTGTCCGGAACCCAATGTATTTATTTTTCTGCCGGAGCAAAAGCTTGTGGAAGTCAATGAGAGCCGCTGCAAGGCCTGCGGACTCTGCACAACGGTCTGTGCGAAGGAAGCCCTGAAAATCGGCTGA
- a CDS encoding 2-oxoacid:acceptor oxidoreductase family protein, with the protein MNATERVFIRMSGLGGQGAVTAAHILGSAANKDGLESTVNPFFGAEKRLAPAESYVRISSEKVYEKGEVLYPNIIMIFHPHVITMGKCYTMPFFDGLQEGGSILINADEPLVNDEDLRHLADLKAKIYYVPATGIATKVAGSELSTNIAMLGGLYAMRKLTSMEALKESMIERFGGGKFVASGTTAALDDAVTGKFAKVSQMIEKNMELIAAAGAALTEFPLPGTKGGE; encoded by the coding sequence ATGAATGCAACGGAAAGAGTCTTTATCCGGATGTCCGGCCTTGGAGGGCAGGGTGCAGTAACAGCCGCCCATATTCTTGGAAGTGCTGCCAACAAGGACGGCCTTGAAAGTACGGTCAATCCCTTTTTCGGTGCGGAAAAGCGCCTTGCTCCGGCGGAAAGCTATGTTCGTATTTCTTCCGAGAAGGTTTATGAAAAGGGGGAAGTGCTATATCCCAATATCATTATGATCTTTCATCCCCACGTCATCACCATGGGCAAGTGCTACACCATGCCCTTTTTTGACGGTTTGCAGGAAGGCGGTTCCATCCTGATCAATGCGGATGAACCCCTTGTGAATGATGAAGACCTGCGTCATCTGGCAGATCTGAAAGCAAAAATCTACTACGTACCGGCCACAGGCATTGCTACGAAAGTCGCAGGCTCCGAGCTTTCCACCAACATTGCCATGCTCGGTGGTCTGTACGCCATGCGGAAACTCACCTCCATGGAAGCCCTGAAGGAATCCATGATAGAGCGTTTTGGTGGCGGAAAGTTTGTTGCTTCGGGAACCACAGCCGCACTGGATGATGCTGTTACGGGTAAATTTGCCAAGGTCAGCCAGATGATCGAGAAAAACATGGAGCTGATTGCTGCTGCCGGGGCCGCTTTGACGGAGTTCCCTCTGCCGGGAACAAAGGGAGGTGAGTGA